In Vigna angularis cultivar LongXiaoDou No.4 chromosome 8, ASM1680809v1, whole genome shotgun sequence, one DNA window encodes the following:
- the LOC108346133 gene encoding 2-methylene-furan-3-one reductase, which translates to MAEDASSTDSTIPTHTKAWYYSQHGRPADVLKFDPNWPLPQLKDDQVLIKVIAVSLNPVDYKRIHGEFKDTDSYLPVVPGFDVAGIVVKMGGEVRKFKVGDEVYGDINGEGLSNLKILGTLSEYTVAEEKLLAHKPSNLSFIEAASIPLACETALEGFEHAQFSAGKSILVLGGAGGVGSYAIQLAKHVYKASKIAATASTGKLELLREIGVDFPIDYTKYNFEDLPEKYDLVYDAVGQADRALKAIKEGGKVVTIVPPGYPPAIFFGLTSKGSNLEKLRPYFESGQVKPILDAKTPLPFSQLIEAISYLETSRATGKVVVYPIP; encoded by the exons ATGGCAGAAGATGCATCAAGCACTGATTCCACTATTCCAACCCACACAAAAGCTTGGTACTACTCTCAACATGGTAGACCCGCTGATGTTCTAAAGTTTGATCCTAATTGGCCCTTACCACAACTCAAAGATGATCAAGTGCTCATCAAGGTCATAGCAGTATCCCTTAATCCAGTTGATTACAAGAGGATACATGGGGAGTTCAAGGACACTGACTCTTATCTACCT GTTGTGCCTGGTTTTGATGTTGCTGGCATAGTGGTAAAAATGGGAGGAGAAGTAAGGAAATTTAAGGTTGGAGATGAAGTATATGGTGATATCAACGGGGAAGGTTTGTCGAATCTTAAGATTCTTGGCACTTTGTCAGAGTATACTGTTGCAGAAGAGAAACTATTAGCTCATAAACCATCAAATCTAAGCTTCATTGAAGCTGCTAGCATTCCTTTGGCATGTGAGACTGCCCTTGAAGGTTTTGAGCATGCTCAGTTTTCTGCTGGGAAATCTATCCTTGTTTTGGGAGGAGCTGGTGGAGTTGGAAGCTATGCCATTCAG CTCGCCAAACATGTTTATAAGGCATCGAAGATAGCAGCAACTGCAAGCACAGGCAAACTTGAACTTCTAAGGGAGATAGGAGTAGACTTTCCTATTGATTATACAAAGTACAACTTTGAAGATCTTCCAGAAAAATATGATCTGGTGTATGATGCAGTAG GGCAGGCTGACAGAGCCCTTAAGGCCATTAAAGAAGGTGGAAAAGTTGTGACAATAGTGCCACCTGGATATCCACCAGCAATCTTTTTTGGGCTAACTTCAAAAGGATCAAACTTAGAGAAACTGAGACCTTACTTTGAGAGTGGTCAAGTGAAGCCTATACTTGATGCCAAGACTCCATTGCCATTTTCTCAGCTTATTGAAGCCATTTCCTACTTAGAAACTTCAAGAGCCACAGGAAAAGTGGTTGTTTATCCCATTCCCTGA